A window of Streptomyces sp. Je 1-332 genomic DNA:
CTGCTGGAGAAGCTGCGCTCGAAGAACCAGATCGACTGGGGCCGGACGGTGATCGACTCCTCCCACGTCAGGGCAGCTCGTAAAGGCCCAAAAGCGGGCCCAGCCCGGTCGACCGCGCACGGCCGGGCAGCAAGCACCACCTCATCGTCGACGGCCAGGGCATCCCGCTCGCAGTGACCCTGACCGGCGGAAACCGCAACGACGTCACCCAACTCCTGCCCCTGCTCGACAAGATCCCAGCCGTCGCGGGACGGGTCGGCAGACCGCGCCGACGCCCTGACGCGCTTCTCGCCGACCGCGGCTACGACCACGACAAGTACCGCCGCCTGCTCTGGCAGCGCGGCATCCGCCCCGTGATCGCGAAACGAGGCGAGCCACACGGCACCGGCCTGGGCATCTTCCGCTACGTCGTCGAGCGCACCATCGCCTGGCTCCACGGCTTCCGCCGCCTGCGCATCCGCTGGGAACGGCGCGACGACATCCATGAGGCCTTCCTCGGTCTCGCCGTCTGCCTGATCACCCACCGCCACGTCCAACGGCTTTGTTAGCGCCTTTTATCGAGCGACAGAGTCGAGCCCGATGCCTGCGAAAACGAATGGCCACAGTCTGCGGACCAAGGGCCGCCAGCGACCGGGGACGGAATGGGGCGGTGCCGCGCACCGCACGATCGCGCTACGCCACAGGCTGTATGGGCTGCCATTCTTGGCTCAGGATTGTATGCACGACCGAGTCTCGCCATCGTCCGGCCTTCTGGATGTGCTCGCGGATCGTGTAGTCCTCGCGCATCCCAGCCGTGAGCATCGTCTTGATGGAAGCGGGGTTGCGCGGGGAGCGAGCGCCCCAGATGCGGTGCAGTCCCAGCTCGTCGAAGCCGACTTCGAGCAGAAGCCGCACCGTTTCAACCCCGTAGCCGACGCCCCACGCGTCCGGGCGCAGTGCGAAGCCGATCGTCGCCCCCTGCTGCTGGTGAGGGTCAAGTGCCAGGCGGGCGAACCCGATCAGCCCGCCCCTGCCCCGGCCTATGCGGCCAGCGCGTGCTCGTCGCGCGGAGACTTGCTCGCTGCGGCGATCGAGCGGGAGACGATCTGTCCCACCTGGTCACGGGAGCGCGGCTCGAAGGACAGATGTTCGGTCGCTTCCGCGCTGCCGTAAATCGCGTGAACGGCATCCACGTCGTCAACGGTGAGCTCGCGGAGCTCAAGTCGCGGGCCGCGTCGGCTGATCGGGTACATGATGGCGGACTCTACCCGTGCTTAGCGCGGCAGGGCAGGGCGAGCAGGTCGGCACATCTCGATCTCGGCGCGCAAGTCGCGCGCCACGGCGGAATCGCGGGCAGGGCCGGCATCGCCCAGCGAATGGCAGTGGACATTCGCCACGAAGACTTCCACCCAGCCCTGCTGCAGAAGCTCCGGAGCATGGGCGCGTTGCGGGATCCTCTGTTCGTCCTGCTCGACAGCTTCGGTGGACCTGACATCCCATTCTCGCTACTGCAGGAGTTGGGAAGCTACCCCCGCACCGAAGTGATGGTGACCTTCGAACCCAGCTTCCTCACACGGTTCGCCGAGAACCACGACGGACACCGCCAACTTGGCGACGCAGCCTTCGGGAGCCAGGCGTGGCAGGCCGTATTCCAGCGGCCTTCCTCGCACAAGTTCACGTTCCTGCGCGAGCAATACCGAGCCACGCTGCGCCAGGCCGGCTTCACACACACGCTGTACTTCGAGATGATCGACGAAGGCAACAGGAAGCTCTACCTGATCTTCGGCACCCAGCACGAACTCGGGCTGGAGAAGATGAAGGACGCCATGTGGAAGGTGGACCCTTCCTACGGCGTACGTTACCGCGACCCCAGAGATACCCAGCAGCAAATGCTGGAGCTCGTATTTGAACCCGATACGGCCCCGCTGCGACGGATACTGCACGACTTCATCTCCGAAGCCCCCGACGGTCGGGCCATCCCGGAACTCAAGCGATACGCCCTCCTGGAGACCGTTTACCGACCCGCCCAAGTGATCGACGCCGTACGACAGCTACGTGACACGGGCGCAGTGACGACGGACCCTCGCGCCATCACCAACAAGGCGCGCGCGCACCTGGCGGCGACGCCTTCGACGTCGGGACCAACAGCCGAGCAGGGCGCCCTCTGGTGAGCAGACCCCGAGGACGTACCAACCGCGCGACGGGACTCGTCGAAGCAGACCGACGAGCCTCGTCGCATCAGGGCCTGTCTACTCAAAACCTCGGCCGGAGTAGGCCGCCAGAAGTGCCTCACGAATCACACGCGTCTCACCAACAGCGTTGACGCCCCTGGACCACAGAGACCAGACCTACGCGTACGCTTTCGAACTGGACCAGCTGGACCCCATGAGACGCATTCGACAACCTGCGCCATGTGGGACCGGATCTCGCCGTCGCCCAGAGCGGTCCGGTCCACGATCAGCAGTGGGCCACCGCCGCCAGCCTTCCAGACCGCGCCCCGAGCGCAGGAGGCCACAAAGCGCTCCGACGATCCCGACACCCGCCCCCACCTGACAAACAATCACCGACGCCTGAGCATCGCCCGGCAAGGAAACCCTCCAGAAGGCCATCGCGACGATCGCCTTCTTCCAGGACCACCACACCGCAGCCACCCGGGAGGCCCGGGGGTGCCGGCCCGGGGCCGCTTGCGCCGGAGGGCCGGCGAGGACCGCACGGGCCCCGGGCGGCCGCGGCTGAGTCGAGGCCACGGTCGCCCGGCGATCCGGCCGACGGGCGTCGGCCGGACCGGAGCGCCGCCCGCGGCCGTCAGGCGCTCGCCGCAGCCGCGGCGACGATCCAGTTCCTGAACTCGACGGCGTAGTGCCGCATGTGGTGCTCCAGGACCTCCTGCGGGCAGGCCGTGGGGAAGTAGACCGTCAGGTTGGCGGTGAACCCGTCGGCGGTGTCGCCGAACTGGATCAGTGCACGCCCGACGACCGTGCCGTCCTCCAGGAAGAGGTTCGAGGACATCTTCCGAGGAAACTCCGACTCCGGGAGGAGCTCGGCCGCGTCGTCGGCCCAGGCCATCTCGGCCGTGCCCCAGCCGCCCATGTAGAAGGAGCAGACGTGGGGGCCGATGTTCTCCACCACGCGCGCTCCGAGTTCCTCGGTGCCCATCACGTAGTGCTCGGGGTGCGCGGCGAGGAGCGGGCGGGAGTCGTCGGACGTGAACGCAGCGTCCATCCACTCCAGGAACTCGCCCGAGGTGAGGCCATGCGCCTGGAGCACCGTCGTGCCCGCGTGGAACGCACCGCCGGAGGCGAGCGCGCACTCCCTCAGGAAGGCATTGCCCTCCTCGATGTCCGCGGCCAGCAGATCGAGCAGGCCCTGGCGGCCCAGGCGCGCCCTGAAGCGATCCAGGGCGCGGCGGGCGTAGAACAGCTCGAAGTCGTCGATGCTGCCGCCACCGGTCGGCCCGGATGCGAGCGTCACGGTCACTACGGGCGTCTGCTTGTCGGTCATGGTCGTACCTCCACTATGATGCGAATGTAAATTCACATTCGCGTTACGAGGTTACGCAGAGAGGCCCACCCCTTGTCAACCGTTCCTGCCACAACCCGCGCCGATACGATGCGGGCCATGACCGACCAGCACGACCGCTCGGCGCCGTACAAGGAGCCTCAGCAGGCGCGCAGCGCCGCGACCCTGGCCCGCGTCCTGCGCGCGGCCGAGGAGATCGCCTCTTCGGGCGGCCTGGAGGAGATGACGATGACCGGTGTCGCGGAGCGCGCCGGCGTTTCGGTCGGCACCATCTACCGCCGCTTCGAGGACAAGGAGCAGCTGATCAACGCCCTCACCGAGCGGATGTTGGACCGGCGCGAGGAGTATGTGGCCGAGCAGCTACGCAACGCTGAGCCGTCCCTGTCCGGCGTCATGGATGCCTACGCGCACGCCCTGCTGCGGTCCTTTGCCGGCAGCAACAACCTATTCCCCGAGTTGCTGCGTGCGCGTGGCGCCAGGCCCACGGACCGCGGCGCCCGCACCATCACCGAGGTCCACCGACTCCTGCTCGAAGCGGCGGCCCCCTACGCGAAGGAGATCCGCCACTCCGACCCGCAGGCGGCACTGGACACCGCGGCCCGCGCCCTCCTCGGCGCCTGCTTCCACAACTCCGTACGCCCCGACCCGGCGACCGGAGAGACGGCCCAGCGCCGGTACGCGGACGAACTGAGCGACATGGCCGTCGCCTACCTCCTCACCCCCGGCCGGCGGGACCGCGACCCCACCTGAGCGTCCGGTCCGCCCGCCCTCGCCGGGACGGCCTGCCGCCCCCGCCCGCACGGACGCCCACGGGGGCCACGCCGACACCCGTCAGGGGGCTATCGCGGGCCCGCCCATCGTCGTGGGACTACGGCGCCGGAGCCAGCACGCTCTGCACGGCGGGTCCGACAATCATGATCAGCTTCTCGCGCTCCGCTTCGGCGAGCGTGGAGACGCCGACAACGCCACGCCCCACCACGAGACCGACGAGCATCGCCGAGACAACACCCGCACGGAGCAGCGCGTCGTCGGCGTCCGTGGTGCGTGATGCGACAGCGGCGGCGACAAACCGCTCCTGAATGAAGCCGCGCAACTGCTCGTTCACCCGCTCGTTGACGATGGCGCCCCGGAGCATCGCCATGAGCGGCTCCGACGTCCGGACGTCCCCCTCCCACACGTCGAGGAAGGCTCGGACCACTCGTTCACCCAGGCCGTCGTCGTTCCCCTCGAATGCCTCACTGAAGTGCGTCAGAGCCTCCGCGGGAACGGACATGACCGCGGCGAACAACTCGCCCTTCGACCGGAAGAACTGCATCACCAGCGACGCGTCCACCCCGGCGTCGGCCGCGATCCCCCGGATCGTGGTTCCGGTGAAGCCGTCGGCCGCGAAACGGGCGCGGGCCGCAGTGAGGATCGCCTGCCGGGTCGTGCTCGTTCCCGGCCTCCGTCCGGGGCGGGCGGCGGACGCGGGGCTCGTGTGCGCGGTCATGCTCCCAAACTACCTGCGGGTCTAGGAACTCAACACTGTGGAGTTTCTCCCGTCCCGGCCCTAGGCTCGAATCGTCGGCAGAGCCCGTCCCCGGACGGACAGACGCGAGGAGCCCACCATGAGCGACAGCCAGAAGGTGTTCACACCCTCCGAGCCCCTGAAGCCCGGCCCCCGCTACGGGATCCTCAGCGACTTCGAACCCGGGACGCGGACCCTGGAGGCGGGGTTCCGGACTGCCCCGCCGTTCAAGCCGCTGCCCGTCGACATCGTCCTCGACAAGGACGTACCCGTGATGCTCCGCGACGGCGTCACGATCTACGTGGACGTCTTCCGCCCCGCCGGGACCGAGCGGGTGCCCGTCATCGTGGCGTGGAGCCCGTACGGCAAGGGCCAGGGCACGTCGGCCAGCGTGATGGGCATCTTCGGGATGGTCGGTCTCGACAACAGCATCGTCTCGGGGCTGGAGAAGTTCGAGGGCCCGGACCCGGCGTACTGGTGCGCGCAGGGCTACGCGATCTGTAACCCGGACATCCGGGGTGTGGCCAACTCGGAGGGTGACAGCGTCGTCTGGGACCGCCAGGAGGGCCGGGACTGCTACGACCTGATCGAGTGGCTCGGGGTCCAGGAGTGGTGCACCGGCAAGGTCGCGATGAGCGGCACCTCCTACCTCGCGGTCTCCCAGTGGTTCACCGCGGCCGAGCAGCCGCCGCATCTGACGGCGATCAACCCGTGGGAGGGCGTCAGCGACGTCTACCGCGACCTGGTGCTGCGCGGCGGCATGCCCGACACCGGCTTCGCTCGGCAGCTCCAGGGCAACAGCTACTTCGGCAAGGGCCAGAAGGAGGACATCCTCACCGAGGCCGAGCGCCACCCGCTGATGGCCGAGCTGTGGGAGAACAAGATCCCGCAGTTCGAGAACATCACCGTGCCCGCGTACGTCGTCGCCAGCTACTCCAACACCCTGCACACCGCGGGTACGTTCCGAGCCTGGCGGCGGATGGCCTCCGCGGACAAGTGGCTGCGCGTCCACAACAGCCAGGAGTGGCCCGACTACTACGACGAGGCCAACGTCGAGGACCTGCGCAGATTCTTCGACCACACCCTCAAGGGCGAGGACAACGGGTGGGAGCAGACTCCGCGCGTGCGCTACTCCCTCCTCGACCTTGAGGGCGGCGACCGGATCAATGTCCCCGCGGACCGGTTCCCGCCCGCCAACGCCACCTCCACGAAGTATTACCTCGACGGACGCACCCGGACGCTGGGGACGGCGGTGCCGGACGCCGGGACGAGCGTGGGGTACGCCGTCGCGGCCAACCCGGACCTGGTCTCCTTCGTGACGCGCTTCGAGGAGGAGACCACGCTGGTCGGGTACCCGAAGGCACACCTGTGGGTCGAGGCCGACGGTTCGGACGACATGGACCTGTTCGTCCTCGTCCAAAAGCTCGACGCGCACGGCACACCGCTGCAGGCGTTCACCGCGCCCAACCAGGGCGCGCTGGCCCAGGACGTCACCGAGCGGGGCGCATCGATCCTGCGCTACAAGGGCTCCGACGGGCGTCTGCGTGTCTCGATGCGCCACCTGGACAAGACGCTGTCCACCGACGATGTCCCTGCCCACAGCTTCGACCGGGTCGAGAAAGTCGCTGCGGGCGAGGTCGTGGACATCGAAGTCGACCTGCTCCCGGTCGGGCTCACCTTCTACGCTGGCGAACAGCTCCGCCTCGTCATCAGCGGCCGGTCTCTCCTGGGAACGATGATGCCCGGAACTCGCGAGTACACCCCGGCCAACACCGGACAGCACATCATCCACACCGGCGGCGATCACGCGTCGTACCTGCAGCTTCCCGTCATGAGCGCATGAACACACCGTCGGCTTGACTGGACACCGTTTACCACGCGTCCTGTCCCGCTGCCGGAAGCGTCCGTCGGGCGGTGAGGGCGCCCGCTGTCGGTGGCGGGGGTGTGGACATCGCGGCAGGTGAGCGAGTTGCAGTCCCGATGCCGGGGCTGTCGTCGGCACGCCTCCGATGAGTGCGGAGCCGTCAGACGTAGGCCCTTCTGCGTGGGTCGAAGCGGTGCCGCCGTCGTGCCCGCCCTACCATCGGCCTCTGTGGACCCCACCTTCGAAGAACTGGTCGAGATGCAGCGCGCCGCCGAAGCAGCGCACACACAGGCGGAGCAGCTACGCGACCAGTACGGCCCACCGACCCTTCACCCGTGGTCCGAGCAGCAGACACAGACGTACGAGACGGCATGGCGAGCGTGGCGTGATCTCACGCGGGACGTCCAAAGCGCGGTCACCGAGTACGCCAAGAACCAGGGCGAGGCCAGGCAGGACACCGAAGCTCGGCTGAAGAAGGCGGTCGGGCACCACAAGTAGCGCCGTATCCGCTTGCCCTCCGGCCGAGCACGATCGAGCATCGGCAGTGCTGGAGTTCAGCCTCCACCGCAAGACGTGGCGGGGAGCGGAGCGTGACCGGCCCCTGTAACGGACATCCACGCAAGACGCTCGGCTGGGTGGGAGCTCCCATCCGAGCGTCTTCCTTTCTCTTCCGGCCTGGACCGCCTCGCTAGCCGTGGAACGAGGCGGTCGGGTGGCAAGGCCAGGAGACCAGCGACTTGCGACCGCCGCCCTGGCCTCAAAGACGACCACCGCAGGTTACTCCCGCATGACACACCAGCCCCGGCGCCGCTCCTCCGCTGGCCTCGACGTGCATCTGCGCGAGATACCGACTCCTTCAGGGGCGCTGATAAGCGCGCCGCCCAGGCCATCGTGGCCGTCTTCAACAGGCGGACTGTCTACGCCACCGCCGTATGCGACGCTGGCCGTGGAGTATCCGGCCGACGCCCCCGATGCCCGGGGCACCATCGTCCTGATCGTCAGCGAACTGGCGTCAAATGCCGTGCGGTTCATGCCCGGGCCAGCCCCCCTTGTCGCTGCGCCATACGATCGAGGACGTGCACGTGACGGTGAGCGACACCAGTACCGTGCCGCCGGTCGGGCGTGCTCCCAGCCGGGACTTCCTCTCAGGCCGCCACCGGACTAGATCGTCCGAAGGGGGTTACTCTCCGGAGTGGCCTAGGACTTCGGACATGGCCCGGGTCGAGTCGAGCAGTTCCGCCGACAGGCGCGCCACGCCCTGCTCGGTGATCCCCCGTGCCGGCATCACCAGCGTGACGACGAGCGGGAAGGACTCCCCGGCAGTGAATACAGGGGCCGCCAGCGAGGTGACGCCTGGAATGACGCCGCCGACGGTGGTCGACACGCCCTCGCGCAGCACCTCGGCCTTGATCCGGTCGACCCGCTCCCGGGTGGCCGCGTCCAGCGTCTGCGCCTCCAACTGCCCTCGCAGCACCGGCTCGGTGAGCTGCTCCGGCAGGTGCGCGAGGAACACCCCGCCCATTGCCGAGGTCAGCAGCGGCATGGTGGCACCGACCCGTACCGTGATCGGCAGCGCGTGGGCGCCATACTCCCAGCGGACCACGACGGGACCGTGGTCACCCCACACCGCGAGGTTGACCGCGTGCGACGTACGGTCCCGCAACCCCGGCAGGTGTTCGCTCACCAGCGCCACCTCGTCCATCCTGCGCAGCGACTCGACACCGAGACGGCGCATGGCAGGACCCATGTCGTAGCGCCCGGAGCTGGGCGACTGGGCGACAAGACCGACACGGGCGAGACTGACGAGATAGCGGTGGGCCTTGCTCGGCTGCATACCGGCGGCCGCCGCTATCTGCGTCAGGCTCATCGGGCCCCGCCCCTCCTCGAGGGCCCGCAGGACCGTCATCGCCAGTTCGACGGACTGGATGCCCTGCCGTGCCGGCGATTCCGCACTTGCCTCGGAGTCGGAAGGACGCTGATTGCTCACAGCAGCGATCATAGTGACCGGCCCGACACCGCCCTTGCCGGGGCGTGGGAGCGGGTCATCAGGCGTCCGCTCGCACCTCTCGGGCGGCCGCGCCGCTCCGCACCACGTTCAGCAGTTCACCGGCGAGGCTGGTCGCCGCGTCGCGACCGCTCGCCGTGCCGAAGACGTAGAAGTCGGGGCGGACCACGGCGGCCGTGCAGCCCAGTTCGGCGAACCAGTTCCGGTACGTGCCGTGCACGTCGTGGACGACGGTCGCCTTCGGGTGTGCGACTGCCCGCTCACCGGGGACGACGACGCGCACATCGGCCCTTGCCAGGTCGTCGAGCAGGCCGGCGCGTTCCAGGACATCCAGCAGCCCTTCCTCGACGAGTAGGTGGAAGCCACCGCCGACCACCTGGTCCAGGCGGTCCCGGCGGTTCCCGTCGTCCACCACGCCCTGAACCGACAGCCGCCCGCGGCCAGCGTCCGGTTCGGGTGCGAACAGGCCGTCGGCGAGGTCGGGCAGGCGCACAGCCTCGGGCGCCCCGGAAGCCGCGCGGCGGGCCAGCAGGGTCCGGTCACGCTCCGCCGCACGCTCGGGGTCCCGCAGGGTCTGGAGGTGGCCGAGTTCGATGCCCCTCTCGGTCACCGCGCGTACGTGCGGCTCGCGCTCCGTCTGGTAGGTGTCGAGGATGTCGTCCGCCGCTGCGCCACGCAGGACGAGGTCCAGCTTGAAGGCCAGGTTCTGCGCGTCGCGGAAGCCGGAGCACATGCCCTGCCCGAGGAAGGGCGGCATCTGGTGTGCCGCGTCGCCCGCGAGCAGGACACGGTTATGACGCCAGTCGTCCGCGACGAGTGACCGGAAGGTGTACGTGGCGACCCGGATGAGGTCGACGTCGTCGGGAGTGAGGTAGGAGGCGACTCGCTTCCAGACGCGCTGCGGGTCGCGCTCGATCTCGAAGTCGTCCACCGAGTCGAGCATGAAGCTGAAGCGATGGTGATCGGGACCCAGCGAGATGATCGAGGTCGGACTCAGCGGATCTCCTAGCTGGAGGGCGAGCGGGATCTGTGTCGGGCGGCGGAAGCGGAAGTCGCAGACCATCCACGGCTCGGAGAAACCGTAGTCGAACAGCCCCACACCGAGGGCCGACCGCACAAAGCTGTTGCCCCCGTCGCAGCCCAGGACGTAGCGCGCGGTGACCGTCCGCCGTCCCTCGGGGCCGTCGACCGTGAGCGTGACGCCCTCCGCGTCCTGATCCAGGGCGACGACGGCACTGGAGTGCCGCACTTCCACCTGCGGCATCGACCGGCACACCGCGTCGAGCGCCTCTTCGAGGTCCGGCTGGTACATCATGTTCCACTCCGCCCAGCCGCTGCGTCCGGCTTCGGCGAAGTGCTGCTCTATCAGGAGTTCTCCGCGGCCGTTGCGCCACTCGTAGGTGGGCTGCACGCGCACCTTGGGCAGCAGTCGCTCCGCCACGCCGAGGCGGGCGAGCGTGCGCATGGTCTCGTCGTCGAAGCTGGCCGCCCGCGGCAGGTTGTACAGACCCGGGTAGCGCTCCAGGACCAGGACCCGGTGACCCGCCCGTCCCAGCAGGGCAGCGGCCACCATGCCCACCGGGCCGTACCCCACCACGACCACATCCACCGCGGCCCCGTCCGGGACCGGACCCACCGCGGCGACATCCGTACCCGTCATCGGGCACCTCCATCTACTCGGACGTTCCAAAGGGTTGACACCGACGGAACGTACGTTTCACCATCGATGAAGTCAATGCATATAAGTGAAACGAAGAGAGCTTGCGATGCGGACCATCGGTCTTGAGGAACACTTCGTCACCCCCGAGCTGGAGAAGTACGGCGCCTCGGCGGCCGCCATCCTTCAGCCGGACAAGTGGCGCGAGGCGTCCAGGCGACTCCTGGACATCACCGGCGAGCGGTTGGCCGAGATGGACGCAGTGGGTCTGGACGTGCAGGTGCTGTCGCTGAACTCACCCGGTATCCAGGCCGAGAAGGACGCCGCCACCGCGGTCGCCCAGGCCGCCGCGGTGAACGACCTGCTGGCCGGCGTGATCAACGACCACCCGGACCGCTTCGCCGGTTTCGCCGCCCTGCCGCTGCAGGACCCCAAAGCGGCCGCGGACGAGTTGGAGCGCGCCGTCTCCGAGCTGGGCATGCGCGGCGCCCTGGTGAACGCACACACCCAGGGCCGCTACCTCGACCACCCGGAGCTGCGCGTCGTGTGGGAGCGCGCCGCGGGCCTCGACGTGCCGCTCTACCTGCACCCGGCCAACGGCGTCGACATTCCGCACGTCATCCAGGGGCATCCGGAACTCATCGGACCGATGTGGAGCTGGGGGGCCGAGACCGCCACCCACTTCTTGCGGTGCGTGTTCGGCGGCGTCTTCGACGACTTCCCGGACGCGAAGATGCTGCTGGGTCACATGGGCGAGGGTCTGCCGTACACGCTGTGGCGGATGGACTCCCGCTGGGACTACCACAACCACCAGGGTGTCGAGCTGGCCCGGGGCAACCCCTCG
This region includes:
- a CDS encoding IS5 family transposase (programmed frameshift), whose translation is MAKRQSRPWIVSDELWSLIEPLLPEPGPKLAQGRPRVPDRQALCGILFVLHTGIQWEYLPQELGFGSGMTCWRRLAAWNDAGVWDQLHVVLLEKLRSKNQIDWGRTVIDSSHVRAARKGPKSGPSPVDRARPGSKHHLIVDGQGIPLAVTLTGGNRNDVTQLLPLLDKIPAVAGRVGRPRRRPDALLADRGYDHDKYRRLLWQRGIRPVIAKRGEPHGTGLGIFRYVVERTIAWLHGFRRLRIRWERRDDIHEAFLGLAVCLITHRHVQRLC
- a CDS encoding GNAT family protein; protein product: MGRGRGGLIGFARLALDPHQQQGATIGFALRPDAWGVGYGVETVRLLLEVGFDELGLHRIWGARSPRNPASIKTMLTAGMREDYTIREHIQKAGRWRDSVVHTILSQEWQPIQPVA
- the tcmP gene encoding three-Cys-motif partner protein TcmP — encoded protein: MNGIHVVNGELAELKSRAASADRVHDGGLYPCLARQGRASRSAHLDLGAQVARHGGIAGRAGIAQRMAVDIRHEDFHPALLQKLRSMGALRDPLFVLLDSFGGPDIPFSLLQELGSYPRTEVMVTFEPSFLTRFAENHDGHRQLGDAAFGSQAWQAVFQRPSSHKFTFLREQYRATLRQAGFTHTLYFEMIDEGNRKLYLIFGTQHELGLEKMKDAMWKVDPSYGVRYRDPRDTQQQMLELVFEPDTAPLRRILHDFISEAPDGRAIPELKRYALLETVYRPAQVIDAVRQLRDTGAVTTDPRAITNKARAHLAATPSTSGPTAEQGALW
- a CDS encoding TetR/AcrR family transcriptional regulator; this encodes MTDQHDRSAPYKEPQQARSAATLARVLRAAEEIASSGGLEEMTMTGVAERAGVSVGTIYRRFEDKEQLINALTERMLDRREEYVAEQLRNAEPSLSGVMDAYAHALLRSFAGSNNLFPELLRARGARPTDRGARTITEVHRLLLEAAAPYAKEIRHSDPQAALDTAARALLGACFHNSVRPDPATGETAQRRYADELSDMAVAYLLTPGRRDRDPT
- a CDS encoding TetR family transcriptional regulator; protein product: MTAHTSPASAARPGRRPGTSTTRQAILTAARARFAADGFTGTTIRGIAADAGVDASLVMQFFRSKGELFAAVMSVPAEALTHFSEAFEGNDDGLGERVVRAFLDVWEGDVRTSEPLMAMLRGAIVNERVNEQLRGFIQERFVAAAVASRTTDADDALLRAGVVSAMLVGLVVGRGVVGVSTLAEAEREKLIMIVGPAVQSVLAPAP
- a CDS encoding CocE/NonD family hydrolase, whose protein sequence is MSDSQKVFTPSEPLKPGPRYGILSDFEPGTRTLEAGFRTAPPFKPLPVDIVLDKDVPVMLRDGVTIYVDVFRPAGTERVPVIVAWSPYGKGQGTSASVMGIFGMVGLDNSIVSGLEKFEGPDPAYWCAQGYAICNPDIRGVANSEGDSVVWDRQEGRDCYDLIEWLGVQEWCTGKVAMSGTSYLAVSQWFTAAEQPPHLTAINPWEGVSDVYRDLVLRGGMPDTGFARQLQGNSYFGKGQKEDILTEAERHPLMAELWENKIPQFENITVPAYVVASYSNTLHTAGTFRAWRRMASADKWLRVHNSQEWPDYYDEANVEDLRRFFDHTLKGEDNGWEQTPRVRYSLLDLEGGDRINVPADRFPPANATSTKYYLDGRTRTLGTAVPDAGTSVGYAVAANPDLVSFVTRFEEETTLVGYPKAHLWVEADGSDDMDLFVLVQKLDAHGTPLQAFTAPNQGALAQDVTERGASILRYKGSDGRLRVSMRHLDKTLSTDDVPAHSFDRVEKVAAGEVVDIEVDLLPVGLTFYAGEQLRLVISGRSLLGTMMPGTREYTPANTGQHIIHTGGDHASYLQLPVMSA
- a CDS encoding IclR family transcriptional regulator, yielding MSNQRPSDSEASAESPARQGIQSVELAMTVLRALEEGRGPMSLTQIAAAAGMQPSKAHRYLVSLARVGLVAQSPSSGRYDMGPAMRRLGVESLRRMDEVALVSEHLPGLRDRTSHAVNLAVWGDHGPVVVRWEYGAHALPITVRVGATMPLLTSAMGGVFLAHLPEQLTEPVLRGQLEAQTLDAATRERVDRIKAEVLREGVSTTVGGVIPGVTSLAAPVFTAGESFPLVVTLVMPARGITEQGVARLSAELLDSTRAMSEVLGHSGE
- a CDS encoding bifunctional 3-(3-hydroxy-phenyl)propionate/3-hydroxycinnamic acid hydroxylase, giving the protein MTGTDVAAVGPVPDGAAVDVVVVGYGPVGMVAAALLGRAGHRVLVLERYPGLYNLPRAASFDDETMRTLARLGVAERLLPKVRVQPTYEWRNGRGELLIEQHFAEAGRSGWAEWNMMYQPDLEEALDAVCRSMPQVEVRHSSAVVALDQDAEGVTLTVDGPEGRRTVTARYVLGCDGGNSFVRSALGVGLFDYGFSEPWMVCDFRFRRPTQIPLALQLGDPLSPTSIISLGPDHHRFSFMLDSVDDFEIERDPQRVWKRVASYLTPDDVDLIRVATYTFRSLVADDWRHNRVLLAGDAAHQMPPFLGQGMCSGFRDAQNLAFKLDLVLRGAAADDILDTYQTEREPHVRAVTERGIELGHLQTLRDPERAAERDRTLLARRAASGAPEAVRLPDLADGLFAPEPDAGRGRLSVQGVVDDGNRRDRLDQVVGGGFHLLVEEGLLDVLERAGLLDDLARADVRVVVPGERAVAHPKATVVHDVHGTYRNWFAELGCTAAVVRPDFYVFGTASGRDAATSLAGELLNVVRSGAAAREVRADA
- a CDS encoding amidohydrolase family protein; this translates as MRTIGLEEHFVTPELEKYGASAAAILQPDKWREASRRLLDITGERLAEMDAVGLDVQVLSLNSPGIQAEKDAATAVAQAAAVNDLLAGVINDHPDRFAGFAALPLQDPKAAADELERAVSELGMRGALVNAHTQGRYLDHPELRVVWERAAGLDVPLYLHPANGVDIPHVIQGHPELIGPMWSWGAETATHFLRCVFGGVFDDFPDAKMLLGHMGEGLPYTLWRMDSRWDYHNHQGVELARGNPSEYIRHNLYITTSGVCSAAPLLCALLALGSDHILFGTDYPFEEMAAATEFLRTAPISEADREKIAHGNAERLLAL